The following are encoded in a window of Carya illinoinensis cultivar Pawnee chromosome 15, C.illinoinensisPawnee_v1, whole genome shotgun sequence genomic DNA:
- the LOC122297423 gene encoding beta-1,2-xylosyltransferase XYXT1-like, whose protein sequence is MYNGLLAKSFSKHERKRFGYGAFFGCLLIALSICTVFKPYLGPLPVLNLKLSMAAGFKMLIIRDTSGSPSPTLGPITYLSEKNASNSASPPLEPMTQLADENASISASPLLEPITRLAEKNTSISTSPLLEPMTQLAAEKNASNSVSPVLEPATRLVEKNASISSSPLLEPMTQLAEKNASTSPSPPSVPMTQLSEKNTSSFPETVKVAETGKEKREPEMEKTEPVAKKTESVIKKVEPLCNFMKPRGDICEIKGDVRVQGKSSSVFLVSSQMSILAGNNNSWSIKPYARKGDQAAMNLVREWSVKSVLGHEEIPQCSKNQSVPAILFSQGGYSGNHFHDFTDLVIPLYLTSRQYNGKVQFLITDKRPWWVSKFQAILKKLSRYELIDIDTEEEVHCFPNVIVGLKRNQKELSIDSSEYSYSMRNFREFLRSSYALKKATAIKLRNGLRKRPRLLILSRRRTRAFTNVEEITKMARSLGFKVYVAEANMDVSKFAEIVNSCDVLMGVHGAGLTNLVFLPMNAILIQVVPFGGFEWLATNYFGGPSKDMNLKYLEYKISIEESTLIKEYPPNHMILRDPVSIQKQGWEAFKSVYLNKQNVKIDVNRFRPTLLKALELLHQ, encoded by the exons ATGTACAATGGTCTACTTGCCAAAAGCTTTAGTAAGCATGAGCGGAAAAGATTCGGATATGGAGCATTTTTTGGTTGTCTGCTGATTGCATTGAGCATTTGCACTGTGTTCAAGCCTTATTTGGGTCCTCTACCCGTTT TGAACTTGAAGCTGTCTATGGCTGCTGGTTTCAAAATGCTGATTATCAGAGATACAAGCGGCTCCCCTTCGCCAACCTTGGGGCCAATTACTTACTTATCAGAGAAGAATGCGAGCAACTCCGCATCCCCACCCTTGGAGCCAATGACTCAGTTAGCAGACGAAAATGCGAGCATCTCCGCATCACCACTCTTGGAGCCAATAACTCGGTTAGCAGAAAAGAATACGAGCATCTCCACATCCCCACTTTTGGAGCCAATGACTCAGTTAGCAGCAGAAAAGAATGCGAGCAACTCCGTATCCCCAGTCTTGGAGCCAGCAACTCGGTTAGTAGAAAAGAATGCGAGCATCTCCTCATCCCCACTGTTGGAGCCAATGACTCAGTTAGCAGAAAAGAATGCGAGCACCTCCCCCTCTCCACCCTCGGTGCCTATGACTCAGTTATCTGAAAAGAATACAAGCAGCTTCCCAGAAACAGTTAAAG TTGCAGAAACCGGAAAGGAGAAAAGGGAACCTGAAATGGAGAAAACTGAGCCTGTGGCAAAGAAAACGGAGTCTGTGATAAAGAAAGTGGAGCCACTGTGCAATTTCATGAAACCAAGAGGagatatttgtgaaataaaaGGGGATGTAAGAGTTCAAGGAAAATCTTCTTCCGTTTTCCTTGTTTCATCTCAAATGAGCATCTTAGCTGGAAACAATAACTCGTGGAGTATAAAACCTTATGCTCGAAAAGGTGACCAAGCAGCAATGAATCTTGTTAGGGAATGGTCAGTAAAATCAGTATTGGGTCACGAGGAAATCCCTCAATGCAGCAAAAACCAGAGTGTTCCAGCCATCCTGTTTTCTCAAGGAGGATATTCAGGAAACCATTTCCACGATTTTACTGACTTGGTTATTCCACTATATTTAACTTCTCGACAATATAATGGAAAAGTTCAGTTTCTTATTACCGACAAAAGACCTTGGTGGGTTTCAAAGTTCCAAGCAATCCTTAAGAAGTTGTCGAGATATGAGTTGATCGACATTGACACAGAAGAAGAAGTTCATTGTTTTCCAAATGTGATAGTTGGTCTAAAACGAAATCAGAAAGAGTTGAGCATTGATTCTTCAGAATATTCCTACTCTATGAGAAACTTCAGAGAATTCTTGAGAAGTTCCTATGCATTAAAGAAAGCTACTGCAATCAAACTGAGAAATGGTCTGCGTAAAAGGCCCCGGCTTCTGATCCTctcaagaagaagaacaagagctTTTACAAACGTGGAGGAAATCACTAAAATGGCAAGAAGCTTGGGATTCAAGGTATATGTTGCAGAGGCTAACATGGATGTTTCAAAATTTGCAGAAATTGTGAATTCCTGTGATGTGCTGATGGGGGTTCATGGAGCTGGTCTGACTAACCTTGTTTTCCTCCCCATGAATGCAATTCTAATCCAAGTAGTTCCTTTTGGGGGATTTGAATGGCTGGCAACAAATTACTTTGGAGGGCCCTCAAAGGATATGAACTTGAAGTACTTGGAATATAAGATAAGCATAGAAGAGAGTACTCTGATTAAAGAATACCCCCCCAACCATATGATTCTTAGGGATCCAGTTTCAATCCAGAAACAAGGATGGGAAGCATTTAAGTCAGTATATTTGAATAAACAAAACGTTAAAATTGATGTGAATAGGTTTAGGCCAACTTTGTTGAAAGCACTTGAGCTTCTGCATCAATAG